The Gordonibacter urolithinfaciens genome contains a region encoding:
- a CDS encoding ATP-binding protein — protein MDLPRHIALASIDSSSRDWLRAQWVQARNLVTPDSPSALLVIDEVQLVDQWSAAVKELWDEDAWSGIDLRVMLSGSSSPLMQKGLTEGLTGRFEVIRSTHWSFAECREAFGYTLDEFLHFGGYPGSAPLRQDQQRWLAYMNDSVIDPSIAKDVIALDAVRKPALMRKLFQIGAPYSGQELSYRKILGQMDDAGNTTTIAHYLDLLGSAGLLRGLQKYDPKLIREKASSPRLMVYDTSLMTATYGPYRDFLLTDPERKGHLVESAVGAYLLAQANERRFDVHWWREGTSEVDFVISQAGESVAVEVKSGRVKSLKGLAAFVNRFPEARTLVVGSAECPLERFLSGEVPLFG, from the coding sequence GTGGATCTCCCACGCCACATTGCGCTTGCCAGCATCGACTCATCGAGCCGTGACTGGCTGCGTGCCCAGTGGGTGCAGGCTCGCAACCTGGTAACACCCGACTCGCCCAGCGCCTTGCTCGTTATCGACGAGGTGCAGCTGGTCGACCAATGGTCTGCCGCAGTCAAAGAGCTGTGGGACGAGGACGCTTGGAGCGGCATCGACCTGCGCGTCATGCTGTCCGGATCGTCTTCCCCGCTGATGCAAAAAGGGTTGACGGAAGGTTTGACCGGGCGTTTCGAAGTCATTCGCAGCACTCACTGGAGCTTCGCCGAGTGCCGGGAGGCGTTCGGATATACGCTCGACGAGTTCCTGCACTTCGGAGGTTATCCCGGAAGCGCCCCGCTCAGGCAGGACCAGCAGCGATGGCTTGCCTACATGAACGACTCGGTCATCGACCCGAGCATCGCGAAAGACGTCATCGCCCTCGACGCGGTACGCAAGCCGGCGCTCATGCGCAAGCTGTTCCAAATCGGCGCGCCCTATTCGGGGCAAGAGCTCTCGTACCGCAAGATACTCGGGCAGATGGACGATGCGGGCAACACCACGACCATCGCCCATTACCTCGACTTGCTGGGAAGCGCAGGGCTTTTGCGTGGCCTGCAAAAGTACGATCCGAAACTCATCAGAGAAAAGGCGAGCTCGCCGCGACTCATGGTGTACGACACGTCCCTCATGACCGCCACATACGGGCCCTATCGCGACTTCCTCCTCACCGACCCCGAACGCAAAGGACACCTGGTCGAGAGCGCTGTGGGTGCCTACCTGCTCGCGCAGGCCAACGAACGCCGCTTCGACGTGCACTGGTGGCGAGAAGGCACGAGCGAAGTCGATTTCGTCATCTCCCAAGCAGGCGAGAGCGTCGCCGTCGAGGTGAAGAGCGGCCGCGTTAAGTCGCTTAAGGGACTCGCGGCGTTCGTCAACCGCTTCCCCGAAGCCCGAACCCTCGTCGTGGGATCGGCGGAATGCCCGCTTGAGCGGTTCCTTTCGGGCGAGGTGCCGCTTTTCGGGTGA
- a CDS encoding aromatic ring-hydroxylating oxygenase subunit alpha, with product MIPNQWYAVLSSSEVRRGRPVGAVRFGRRLVFWRDGEGNVACLDGTCCHRGADLAEGRVEGGHVHCPFHGLRYAADGRVVAIPANGLEVEVPENFRVRPWLAVDAFGFIWVFYGKPEDAPDDLPMFDEFRGGFPYAERSEVWDVHYSRAIENQLDVIHLPFVHPNTIGRGHKTLVNGPVTMWDDETLTFYVKNEPDHGQEPQAADEIEDWQELNSLQYRVPNLWQNRISDDLRIMAAFAPVDDEHTKIYLRLYQRMVKAPVLRGLVCAAGNVANGVILHQDRRVVLTQRPKKTELQMGENLLRGDKPVLEFRSRRDELKKAAEVGKR from the coding sequence ATGATCCCGAACCAGTGGTACGCCGTCCTGTCGTCCTCCGAGGTGAGGCGCGGCCGCCCCGTGGGCGCCGTGCGCTTCGGGCGGCGCCTAGTGTTCTGGCGCGACGGTGAGGGCAACGTGGCCTGCCTCGACGGCACGTGCTGCCACCGCGGTGCGGATCTCGCGGAGGGGCGCGTGGAAGGCGGGCACGTGCACTGCCCGTTCCACGGCCTGCGCTATGCCGCCGACGGGCGCGTGGTGGCCATACCGGCGAACGGCCTCGAGGTCGAAGTGCCCGAGAACTTCCGCGTGCGCCCGTGGCTCGCGGTGGATGCGTTCGGCTTCATCTGGGTGTTCTACGGCAAGCCCGAGGACGCACCGGACGACCTGCCGATGTTCGACGAGTTCCGCGGCGGCTTCCCCTACGCCGAGCGCTCCGAGGTGTGGGACGTGCATTACTCGAGGGCCATCGAGAACCAACTCGACGTGATCCACCTGCCTTTCGTCCATCCGAACACCATCGGGCGCGGCCATAAGACGCTCGTGAACGGCCCCGTCACGATGTGGGACGACGAGACGCTCACGTTCTACGTGAAGAACGAGCCCGACCACGGCCAAGAGCCGCAGGCGGCGGACGAGATCGAGGATTGGCAGGAGCTGAACAGCCTGCAGTACCGCGTGCCGAACCTCTGGCAGAACCGAATCTCGGACGACTTGCGCATCATGGCCGCGTTCGCGCCCGTTGATGACGAGCACACGAAGATCTACCTGCGTCTCTACCAGCGCATGGTGAAGGCGCCGGTGCTGCGCGGCCTCGTGTGCGCGGCCGGCAACGTGGCGAACGGCGTGATCCTGCACCAAGATCGCCGCGTGGTGCTCACCCAGCGCCCGAAGAAGACCGAGCTTCAGATGGGCGAGAACCTCCTGCGCGGCGACAAGCCCGTCCTCGAGTTCCGCTCCCGCCGCGACGAGCTCAAGAAGGCCGCGGAGGTAGGGAAGAGGTAA
- a CDS encoding ABC transporter substrate-binding protein produces the protein MSTTAPARSALLLRRALCAAALALALAAAACLLACASQESSDGNGLVRSYDDQETVTLSFFALSAVPGMWPDDIVSLDGSTIHVVEDHADYYAKGTTQESYRGFLASRLAENSVDAYIVPAEDVIDFDRHGYLMDLSGLDAASTLSVDALAQSTYDGKVFSIPLSYTGFGFIWNKDMLDAHGLSVPEDLGQFLHVCETLKAAGITPYVANNDFALTAPAMAVGFADLYASDDAEQLLADLSSGATPVSTYMEKGFAFVEMLADKGYLDVDRTLSTAPNNDVEPFLAQEGAFVCGLVGRPGLADAEFATAGTAMPVLDEGSVAVVGADRRMAINPSSEKREYAVEAIEALCAPDNLKRIAGIKGQLTPLADDESNAAGEAYASLVETVRSGNQIPNQDFRLHFNTWASIRDLCRELLAGSSAHDVALRYDDMQRAEVAQYDAQAPSAAE, from the coding sequence ATGAGCACCACCGCTCCCGCGCGCTCCGCCCTGCTGCTGCGCCGTGCGCTTTGCGCCGCCGCGCTCGCCCTCGCGCTCGCTGCGGCGGCCTGCTTGCTTGCCTGCGCTTCGCAGGAGTCCTCCGACGGCAACGGCCTTGTGAGGTCCTACGACGACCAGGAGACGGTCACGCTGTCGTTCTTCGCGCTGTCCGCCGTGCCCGGCATGTGGCCGGACGATATCGTGTCCTTAGATGGGTCGACCATCCACGTGGTGGAGGACCATGCCGACTACTACGCCAAGGGGACGACGCAGGAGTCGTACCGGGGCTTCCTCGCCTCCCGCCTCGCCGAGAACAGCGTGGACGCCTACATCGTGCCCGCCGAGGACGTCATCGACTTCGACCGTCACGGCTACCTGATGGACCTCTCCGGCCTCGACGCGGCCTCCACGCTGTCGGTTGATGCGCTTGCCCAGAGCACCTACGACGGCAAGGTCTTCTCCATCCCGCTCTCCTACACCGGCTTCGGCTTCATCTGGAACAAGGACATGCTCGACGCGCACGGCCTGTCCGTCCCGGAGGACCTCGGGCAGTTCCTGCACGTCTGCGAGACTCTGAAGGCCGCCGGCATCACGCCGTACGTGGCCAACAACGATTTCGCGCTCACGGCGCCGGCCATGGCGGTGGGCTTTGCCGACCTGTACGCCAGCGACGACGCCGAGCAGCTGTTGGCCGACCTGTCCAGCGGCGCGACGCCGGTGAGCACGTACATGGAGAAGGGTTTCGCGTTCGTGGAGATGCTTGCCGACAAGGGCTACCTCGACGTCGACCGGACGCTCTCCACGGCGCCGAACAACGATGTGGAGCCGTTCCTCGCGCAAGAGGGCGCCTTCGTGTGCGGCCTTGTGGGCCGCCCCGGCCTTGCGGACGCCGAGTTCGCCACGGCGGGCACCGCCATGCCCGTGCTCGACGAGGGCTCCGTGGCCGTGGTGGGGGCCGACCGGCGCATGGCCATCAACCCGAGCAGCGAGAAGCGCGAATACGCCGTGGAGGCCATCGAGGCGCTGTGCGCGCCTGACAACCTGAAGCGCATCGCCGGCATCAAGGGCCAGCTCACGCCCCTCGCCGACGACGAATCGAACGCGGCGGGGGAGGCCTACGCGTCCTTGGTGGAAACCGTGCGCAGCGGCAACCAGATTCCCAACCAGGACTTCCGCCTGCACTTCAACACGTGGGCGAGCATCAGGGACCTGTGCCGCGAGCTCCTGGCGGGATCCTCGGCCCACGACGTGGCGCTGCGCTACGACGACATGCAGCGGGCCGAGGTGGCGCAGTACGACGCCCAGGCCCCGTCGGCGGCGGAATAG
- a CDS encoding hybrid sensor histidine kinase/response regulator, producing MADSGNTGLPGKLRRRAAARNVLAAAVFLAALMAASFGSGLLIDRITSSVRDIGYDHLVSSTKAVAQNVDDRLTADRAALSRFADAAAGLSAGQIAAELPMFAATQDFPAVYVLFADGTGFDAAGNPVLATDLPAPVTALEGEPGVSGDYFDSSGFMRSLIQAPIERDGQVTGAVCAELIPQRYYAEDMFAFWKGSGRAFVVSADDGSWVVNGPLSDMLPGGLSTVYEALGRTDGGQELADGLRASMASSGSDIFRVSYDGRTSYLCLAKSAANPSWRVMTLLPADELNRESDSVAALLRVTQVVLVVGLAVAFAALAFYGRQKQRRRIERVKSEQERTIRDQDRRLSEIARREYDCQVVIDLDDQTCRVEPYGEGMWKSFPLAGKFVPYRDLYEETRTYLDDADVPRFEELLEPGRLFARFQSSTSAVPQFRFHVSGGEGDVWVECSVYFSEADGARRACIMCKDVTAAVLAQQEIERAGQEREQRLTELQMMRDTLQEALRSAEQANSAKSRFLSSVSHDIRTPMNAIVCMTDLAAQQADDPAKVRECLSEVSHSSHHLLDLINDILDFSKIESGKLSLVPEDFDLRALADQTVAIVRPLCAERGQTLDVSVDVRHPRLVGDPVRLRQVLINLLNNACKYTPEGGRIAFSVDEVRGAGAQEGAAYASFRFVVADNGIGIAAENLDGIFGAFEREVDSTVNAIEGTGLGLAITKSIVQAMGGTIGVKSERGRGAEFTVIASFKRCEPDEGAKGPAGASGEEPCADAPAAVLGCSGMRFLVADDHPVNRKIVGKMLAAAGAASDFAENGRQAVELFEGSEPGTYDAVLMDVRMPVMDGYAATRAIRAGGHPDARTVRIVAMTANAFAEDRQASLDAGMDAHVDKPLEAKSLAAALNSPLRRH from the coding sequence ATGGCCGACTCCGGGAACACCGGCCTGCCGGGCAAGCTGCGCAGACGCGCCGCTGCGAGGAACGTCCTCGCCGCCGCCGTGTTCCTGGCGGCCCTCATGGCAGCGTCCTTCGGGTCGGGCCTCCTCATCGACCGCATCACGTCGTCCGTCCGCGACATCGGCTACGACCACCTGGTCAGCTCCACGAAGGCGGTCGCCCAGAACGTCGACGACCGCCTGACGGCCGACCGCGCCGCGCTGTCGCGGTTCGCCGATGCGGCGGCGGGCCTGTCCGCCGGGCAGATCGCGGCCGAGCTGCCCATGTTCGCCGCCACCCAGGACTTCCCCGCGGTGTACGTCCTCTTCGCGGACGGCACCGGCTTCGACGCCGCCGGGAACCCCGTGCTCGCCACCGACCTGCCCGCGCCCGTGACCGCGCTGGAAGGGGAGCCGGGCGTGTCGGGAGACTACTTCGACTCCTCGGGCTTCATGCGCTCGCTCATCCAGGCCCCCATCGAGCGGGACGGCCAGGTGACGGGGGCCGTCTGCGCCGAGCTCATCCCCCAGCGCTACTACGCCGAGGACATGTTCGCGTTCTGGAAGGGAAGCGGCCGCGCATTCGTCGTCTCCGCCGACGACGGCAGCTGGGTGGTGAACGGGCCGCTGTCCGACATGCTCCCCGGAGGCTTGTCCACGGTCTACGAGGCCCTCGGCAGAACCGACGGCGGGCAGGAGCTGGCCGACGGGCTGCGCGCGAGCATGGCGTCCAGCGGCAGCGACATCTTCCGCGTCTCGTACGACGGGCGCACGTCCTACCTCTGCCTGGCGAAGAGCGCCGCGAACCCCTCCTGGCGCGTCATGACGTTGCTTCCCGCCGACGAGCTCAACCGGGAGAGCGATTCGGTCGCCGCGCTGCTGCGCGTCACGCAGGTCGTGCTCGTGGTGGGGCTGGCCGTGGCTTTCGCGGCCCTGGCGTTCTACGGCCGGCAGAAGCAGCGCCGCCGCATCGAGCGCGTGAAAAGCGAGCAAGAGCGCACGATCCGCGACCAGGACCGTCGGCTGTCCGAGATCGCCCGTCGTGAGTATGACTGCCAGGTGGTCATCGACCTTGATGATCAGACCTGCCGCGTGGAGCCGTATGGCGAGGGCATGTGGAAGTCGTTCCCGCTCGCTGGCAAGTTCGTGCCCTACCGCGATCTGTACGAAGAAACGCGCACCTACCTCGATGATGCCGACGTGCCCCGGTTCGAGGAGCTCCTCGAACCGGGGCGGCTGTTCGCGCGTTTCCAATCCTCGACGAGCGCCGTTCCGCAGTTCCGTTTCCATGTGAGCGGGGGCGAGGGGGACGTGTGGGTCGAGTGCTCCGTCTACTTTTCCGAGGCCGATGGCGCCCGGCGCGCCTGCATCATGTGCAAGGACGTGACGGCCGCGGTGCTGGCCCAGCAGGAGATCGAGCGGGCGGGGCAGGAGCGCGAGCAGCGCCTGACCGAGCTGCAGATGATGCGCGACACGCTGCAGGAGGCCCTGCGCAGCGCCGAGCAGGCGAACTCCGCGAAGAGCCGCTTCCTCTCGAGCGTGTCCCACGACATCCGCACGCCCATGAACGCCATCGTCTGCATGACCGACCTCGCCGCCCAGCAGGCCGACGATCCCGCGAAGGTGCGCGAGTGCCTGTCGGAGGTGTCGCATTCGTCGCACCACCTGCTCGACCTCATCAACGACATCCTGGACTTCTCGAAGATCGAGAGCGGAAAGCTCTCGCTCGTGCCGGAGGACTTCGACCTGCGCGCCCTCGCCGACCAGACGGTGGCCATCGTCAGGCCGTTGTGCGCCGAGCGCGGCCAGACGCTCGACGTCAGCGTGGACGTGCGGCACCCCCGCCTCGTTGGCGATCCCGTGCGGCTGCGCCAGGTGCTCATCAACCTGCTGAACAACGCGTGCAAGTACACGCCCGAGGGCGGCCGCATCGCCTTCTCCGTCGACGAGGTGAGGGGTGCGGGCGCGCAGGAGGGCGCGGCGTACGCCTCCTTCAGGTTCGTCGTGGCCGACAACGGCATCGGCATCGCCGCCGAGAACCTGGACGGCATCTTCGGGGCGTTCGAGCGCGAGGTCGACTCGACGGTGAACGCCATCGAGGGCACGGGCCTGGGGCTTGCCATCACGAAGAGCATCGTGCAGGCCATGGGCGGCACGATCGGCGTCAAGAGCGAGAGGGGCCGTGGCGCCGAGTTCACGGTCATCGCGTCGTTCAAGCGCTGCGAGCCCGACGAAGGGGCGAAAGGGCCGGCTGGCGCTTCCGGCGAGGAGCCCTGCGCCGACGCCCCGGCTGCCGTGCTCGGCTGCTCCGGGATGCGGTTCCTCGTGGCCGACGACCATCCCGTGAACCGGAAGATCGTCGGGAAGATGCTCGCGGCCGCCGGCGCCGCGTCCGACTTCGCCGAGAACGGCAGGCAGGCGGTGGAGCTGTTCGAGGGCTCCGAGCCGGGCACGTACGATGCCGTCCTCATGGACGTGCGGATGCCCGTGATGGACGGCTACGCGGCGACGCGCGCCATACGCGCCGGGGGCCACCCCGACGCGCGCACCGTCCGCATCGTGGCCATGACGGCGAACGCGTTCGCCGAGGACCGACAGGCATCCCTCGATGCCGGCATGGACGCCCACGTCGACAAGCCGCTCGAGGCGAAGAGCCTCGCCGCTGCGCTGAACTCGCCCTTGAGGAGGCACTGA
- a CDS encoding putative bifunctional diguanylate cyclase/phosphodiesterase produces the protein MKRTVLVVDDNAVNRRLLARILADDYLVAEAADGREALERLRDDPAGVSAVLLDIVMPVMDGYAVLEAMQADPDLARIPVIVTTQQEGDESEVQALSRGASDFLSKPYKPLIIKHRLTNIIKDRESAAFINLVERDRLTGAFSKEFFYHACEELLASEQEIAYDVVCADIERFKLVNDLHGVSVGDALLRHVAAELAETEGVEACGRLGSDKFGVLVRRRDGLEGLLEGLSTRIGAFDPRMSIVMRYGVYQVADRSIPPSAMCDLAGIAIESVKGRFDARVAYYDDSLRDKMIFEQRMTASLGDAIADGQFEMYLQPKCEIGTGKVVGAEALVRWNHPTEGFLSPAVFIPLFERNGFIAELDHFVFDQACKKLEQWQAEGKEPCSISVNVSRADLYASDLPSRLLGIAREHGVDPGLLHLEITETAYTEDPEQISSSIGRLKDNGFTVEMDDFGTGYSSLNMLTELPIDVLKLDMRFMQDDALHRKRAVVRFVVGLARELDLTVVAEGVETEEQAQLLASCSCDYAQGYLYARPMPAAEFDRFRERVGTSELAAGLGADEAGEGRRP, from the coding sequence ATGAAACGCACCGTTCTCGTTGTCGACGACAACGCCGTCAACCGCCGGCTCTTGGCCCGCATCCTCGCCGACGACTACCTCGTCGCCGAGGCGGCCGACGGGCGGGAGGCGCTCGAGCGGCTGCGGGACGACCCGGCCGGCGTGTCGGCCGTGCTCTTGGACATCGTCATGCCCGTCATGGACGGTTACGCCGTCCTCGAGGCCATGCAGGCCGACCCGGACCTCGCGCGCATCCCCGTCATCGTCACCACCCAGCAAGAGGGCGACGAATCCGAGGTCCAGGCCCTCTCGCGCGGTGCGAGCGACTTCCTCTCCAAGCCCTACAAGCCCCTCATCATCAAGCATCGCCTGACGAACATCATCAAGGACCGGGAATCCGCCGCCTTCATCAACCTGGTCGAGCGCGACCGGCTCACTGGCGCCTTCAGCAAGGAGTTCTTCTACCATGCCTGCGAGGAGCTGCTGGCGTCCGAACAGGAAATTGCGTACGACGTCGTCTGCGCGGACATCGAGCGTTTCAAGCTGGTCAACGACCTGCACGGGGTGTCCGTCGGGGATGCGCTGCTGCGGCACGTGGCGGCCGAGCTGGCCGAGACCGAGGGCGTGGAGGCGTGCGGGCGGCTCGGCTCGGACAAGTTCGGCGTGCTCGTGCGCCGCAGGGACGGGCTGGAAGGGCTTCTGGAGGGGCTCTCGACGCGCATCGGGGCGTTCGACCCGCGCATGAGCATCGTCATGCGCTACGGCGTGTACCAGGTGGCCGACCGCAGCATCCCGCCCAGCGCCATGTGCGACCTGGCGGGCATCGCCATCGAGTCCGTCAAGGGGCGCTTCGACGCGCGCGTGGCGTACTACGACGACTCGCTGCGCGACAAGATGATCTTCGAGCAGCGGATGACGGCCAGCCTCGGGGACGCCATCGCCGACGGGCAGTTCGAGATGTACCTGCAGCCGAAATGCGAGATCGGCACCGGCAAGGTGGTGGGGGCCGAGGCGCTCGTGCGGTGGAATCACCCCACCGAGGGGTTCCTGTCCCCGGCCGTGTTCATCCCTCTTTTCGAGCGCAACGGCTTCATCGCCGAGCTCGACCACTTCGTCTTCGACCAGGCTTGCAAGAAGCTCGAGCAATGGCAGGCGGAGGGGAAGGAGCCGTGCAGCATATCGGTGAACGTCTCGCGCGCCGACCTGTACGCGTCCGACCTGCCCAGCAGGCTGCTCGGCATCGCGAGGGAGCACGGCGTGGACCCCGGGCTGCTGCACCTCGAGATAACCGAGACGGCCTACACCGAGGACCCGGAGCAGATCAGCAGCAGCATCGGCCGCTTGAAGGACAACGGGTTCACCGTGGAGATGGACGACTTCGGCACGGGCTACTCGTCGCTCAACATGCTCACCGAGCTTCCCATCGACGTGCTGAAGCTGGACATGCGCTTCATGCAGGACGACGCCCTGCACCGCAAGCGCGCCGTGGTGAGGTTCGTCGTCGGCCTCGCCCGCGAGCTCGACCTCACCGTCGTGGCCGAGGGCGTCGAGACCGAGGAGCAGGCGCAGCTTCTCGCCAGCTGCTCATGCGACTACGCCCAAGGCTACCTCTACGCTCGGCCGATGCCCGCGGCCGAGTTCGACCGGTTCCGCGAGCGGGTGGGCACGAGCGAGCTGGCTGCGGGACTCGGCGCCGACGAGGCGGGGGAGGGGAGGCGCCCATGA
- a CDS encoding Hpt domain-containing protein translates to MTASIGELRACGADVDGALERFMDDEELYLECLALFRDDPARAGLATAVAAGDARAAFEAGHTLKGVAANLGLVPVSAVLSEWVELLRAGSLEGAAARLQALDRAFEDLPL, encoded by the coding sequence ATGACCGCGTCCATCGGGGAGCTGCGTGCGTGCGGGGCCGATGTCGACGGGGCGTTGGAGCGCTTCATGGACGACGAGGAGCTCTACTTGGAATGCCTGGCCCTGTTCCGCGACGATCCGGCTCGCGCCGGGCTTGCGACCGCCGTGGCGGCGGGCGATGCACGGGCCGCGTTCGAGGCGGGCCACACGCTGAAGGGCGTCGCCGCGAACCTCGGCCTCGTCCCCGTGTCCGCCGTGCTGTCGGAGTGGGTGGAGCTTTTGCGCGCCGGTTCGCTCGAAGGCGCTGCGGCGCGCCTCCAAGCGCTCGACCGCGCCTTCGAGGATCTTCCCCTGTAG
- the ahcY gene encoding adenosylhomocysteinase, protein MPENHDIKDIALADEGLARIMWADRDMPVLARIRERFERERPLEGVRIGACMHVTTETANLMRALVASGAQVTLCASNPLSTQDDTAAALVRDFGISVFAVAGEDADTYNRHIEAVIATDPQIIMDDGADLDTALHTRFTDKLVHVVGGTEETTTGVVRLMSMAAEGTLAYPVFNINDANTKHCFDNHYGTGQSTLDGIIRATNRLMCGRTIVISGYGYCGSGLALRAKGMGMRVIVCEVDPLKALEAHMEGYEVMPAAEAARFADVWVTVTGNCKVVDAPAFENMKDGAIVCNSGHFDSEINLVWLEEHAVKKEEIKPLVEEYTLADGRTVIVLAQGRLVNLSCAEGHPASVMDMSFANQALAAEYLYLHAGELENKVYDVPAAIDDGVARVKLETLGIEIDELTEEQIKYMSSWNFETL, encoded by the coding sequence ATGCCCGAGAACCACGACATCAAAGACATCGCGCTGGCCGACGAGGGCCTTGCCCGCATCATGTGGGCCGACCGCGACATGCCCGTGCTCGCCCGCATCCGCGAGCGCTTCGAGCGGGAGCGCCCCCTGGAGGGCGTGCGCATCGGCGCGTGCATGCACGTGACCACCGAGACGGCGAACCTCATGCGGGCGCTCGTCGCGTCCGGCGCGCAGGTGACGCTCTGCGCCAGCAACCCGCTGTCCACCCAGGACGACACGGCCGCCGCGCTCGTGCGCGACTTCGGCATAAGCGTGTTCGCCGTCGCCGGCGAGGACGCCGACACCTACAACCGCCATATCGAGGCCGTCATCGCCACCGACCCGCAGATCATCATGGACGACGGCGCCGACCTCGACACGGCGCTGCACACACGCTTCACTGACAAGCTGGTGCACGTGGTGGGCGGCACCGAGGAGACCACGACAGGCGTCGTGCGCCTCATGTCCATGGCCGCCGAGGGGACGCTCGCCTACCCCGTGTTCAACATCAACGACGCCAACACCAAGCACTGCTTCGACAACCACTACGGCACCGGCCAGTCCACGCTCGACGGCATCATCCGCGCCACGAACCGCCTCATGTGCGGACGCACCATCGTCATCTCGGGCTACGGCTACTGCGGAAGCGGCCTGGCGCTGCGCGCGAAGGGCATGGGCATGCGCGTGATCGTGTGCGAGGTGGACCCGCTGAAGGCGCTCGAGGCGCACATGGAGGGCTACGAGGTGATGCCCGCGGCCGAGGCGGCGCGCTTCGCCGACGTGTGGGTGACCGTGACGGGCAACTGCAAGGTGGTGGACGCGCCCGCCTTCGAGAACATGAAGGACGGCGCCATCGTCTGCAACTCCGGGCACTTCGACTCCGAGATCAACCTGGTGTGGCTCGAGGAGCACGCGGTGAAGAAGGAGGAGATCAAGCCGCTCGTGGAGGAGTACACGCTGGCCGACGGCCGCACGGTCATCGTGCTGGCGCAGGGGCGCCTCGTGAACCTGTCGTGCGCCGAGGGCCATCCTGCATCCGTGATGGACATGAGCTTCGCGAACCAGGCGCTCGCCGCCGAGTACCTCTACCTCCACGCCGGCGAGCTGGAGAACAAGGTGTACGACGTGCCGGCCGCCATCGACGACGGCGTGGCCCGCGTGAAGCTGGAGACGCTCGGCATCGAGATCGACGAGCTCACCGAGGAGCAGATCAAGTACATGAGCAGCTGGAACTTCGAGACGCTGTAA
- a CDS encoding glycosyltransferase family 2 protein, protein MLDQFFSQISFVDIFNFCVFLTFSICYTYQLYYVFVVLTRKPKKLVAKKNHRFAAVISARNESAVIGDLLHSIKVQNYPQELIDVFVIADNCTDDTADVAREAGAIVFPRHNDKEVGKGYALDYGFQVIREQYADRGYEAYFVFDADNVLDVNYFREMNATFDHGAKASTSYRNSKNYDSNWISAGYAVWFLREAKFLSQARLTLNTSCVVSGTGFFVAADIIERAGGWKWHLLTEDIEFSTNSILEGVRISYTPTAILYDEQPTTFRDSWNQRFRWAKGFYQVFWHYGARLAKGVVANPKGARFACYDMLMTIAPGMLLTIVSVLFNGIIIALAATGMMSTGIMIASSISSIFFCLFNYLVFMFMFGVLTTFVEWDSIHAATGKKVLYMFTFPFFMLTYIPIALVALVKKCKWKPIQHSISVDVAEFSDAASSKRERTM, encoded by the coding sequence GTGCTAGACCAATTCTTCTCGCAGATTTCGTTCGTCGACATCTTCAACTTCTGCGTGTTTCTCACCTTCAGCATCTGCTATACGTACCAGCTCTACTACGTGTTCGTGGTGCTCACGCGCAAGCCCAAGAAGCTCGTTGCGAAGAAGAACCACCGGTTCGCCGCCGTCATCTCGGCCCGCAACGAGAGTGCCGTCATCGGCGACCTCCTCCACTCCATCAAGGTGCAGAACTATCCGCAGGAGCTCATCGACGTGTTCGTCATCGCCGACAACTGCACTGACGACACGGCCGACGTGGCCCGCGAGGCCGGCGCCATCGTCTTTCCCCGGCACAACGACAAGGAGGTGGGGAAGGGCTACGCGCTCGACTACGGCTTCCAGGTCATCCGCGAGCAGTACGCCGACCGCGGCTACGAGGCCTACTTCGTGTTCGATGCCGACAACGTGCTCGACGTGAACTACTTCCGCGAGATGAACGCCACGTTCGACCACGGCGCCAAGGCCTCCACCAGCTACCGCAACTCCAAGAACTACGACTCCAACTGGATCTCCGCCGGCTACGCCGTATGGTTCCTGCGCGAGGCGAAGTTCCTGTCGCAGGCGCGCCTCACGCTCAACACGAGCTGCGTCGTGTCGGGCACGGGCTTCTTCGTGGCTGCCGACATCATCGAGCGCGCCGGCGGTTGGAAGTGGCATCTGCTCACCGAGGACATCGAGTTCTCCACGAACAGCATCCTGGAGGGCGTGCGCATCAGCTACACGCCCACGGCCATCCTCTACGACGAGCAGCCCACGACCTTCCGCGACTCGTGGAACCAGCGCTTCCGCTGGGCGAAGGGGTTCTACCAGGTGTTCTGGCATTACGGTGCCCGCCTTGCGAAGGGCGTCGTGGCCAACCCCAAGGGCGCGCGCTTCGCCTGCTACGACATGCTCATGACCATCGCGCCCGGCATGCTGCTCACTATCGTGTCGGTGCTGTTCAACGGCATCATCATCGCGCTGGCGGCCACGGGCATGATGTCCACGGGCATCATGATCGCCTCGTCCATCTCGTCCATCTTCTTCTGCCTGTTCAACTACCTGGTTTTCATGTTCATGTTCGGCGTGCTCACCACGTTCGTGGAGTGGGATTCCATCCACGCCGCCACGGGCAAGAAGGTGCTCTACATGTTCACCTTCCCGTTCTTCATGCTCACCTACATCCCCATCGCGCTGGTGGCGCTGGTGAAGAAGTGCAAGTGGAAGCCCATCCAGCACAGCATCTCGGTGGATGTGGCCGAGTTCTCCGACGCTGCCAGCTCCAAGCGCGAGCGCACCATGTAG